A stretch of DNA from Lotus japonicus ecotype B-129 chromosome 4, LjGifu_v1.2:
AGTGGTCAACACATTTCAATTGCTTTTACCAGAGATCTCAGGGCATTTATAACAGCAGGTGGCGCTTCTGAAGGATCAGCGGGCACAACGTTTCTTTCCGACACAGCGTTTTTAACAAATGGATGCTCAAGAAGTTGAACAGCTGAGGGACGTTTTTGTGGATTCCTTTGCAAACAAAGCCTGACAAAATCTTTTCCCTCTTCTGATAGATGTTCTGGAATAGTAGGAAGTTCCTTGGTGTTCCCAATCTTAAACATAGCAGCAACCTTGAAGCATGGAATGTAAAACAATAGTAACAAGTCAAGCAATCAATGTTTCCAGAAAGCATGTGCTCCAGCTAAGATTCATGTGTTATAAAATACTTCAAATGAACAAACAAGAACATTCAAAATGTTTAAGTCTCTCCTCAAATTTCGCGTACCCCTTCATACTGGCTCCAGGGAGGTTTTGACGTTGCCATCTCCAAAACAGTACATCCCAGACTCCATATATCAACAGCTTGATTACAACCATTTGAATTGTTTATAACCTACGTAATTGATACAGTGACACAAATAAGAATACTGCATGGAAAGCATCACTGACAGTTTTAAATGAATGCAGAAATAATCCTGACCTCAGGTGCCATCCAATAAGGACTTCCTTTCAAAGAAAATGGGCAAGCCTGGCCGCTTATCTGCAAACCAATCAAGATAGGCAACATTAAAAGTCACAGCCTAATGGTTGAAGTACAGATATATATTCAATTCAagtatagaaaatgaaaatcatcATAAAGTTCGTTACATGTTTTGCCATCCCAAAATCAACCAATTTTATCCGCCCATTAGGATCCACCAATATGTTTGCTCCTTTGATATCCCTGATAAGAATCTTGTAATCAGAGCAGGACACAATGTTTCCCAAATCACAAATACTTAGAAGTACAGATACTAATTGAAACATTTAATAAGACTCTCGTATGACTCATATAATCATCTATCAATCTCACCTGTGAACAGTGTTCTTAGCATGTAAATATGCGAGTCCTAACAGAATTTGCCGAGTGTAATTACGAATGGCATTTTCACCTAATGGGCCATATTCTTGAACCAGTTTATAGATTGACCCACCAGAGACATATTCCAAGTATATATAAAGTTTGTCATCCACCTGTTAGGCATCAGAAAAGCAGTTAACACAGTCTGAATTTGGTGTCTGATACTTCAGATTTTGAAGGATTACTTGTCAAGATTTTGACAGCATCTGAAGTACCAAATCTTATCTCCTGAAATATGATTGTGAGACAAAATTAAAGAATCTCTATATTATATAATGCTGTTGCAGTTGCAAAGAAATCTGATTATGTGTTTCTCAATACATATAAATAAGCATTACAGCTGCTGATTTGTGTAAAGTAAGTGTTTTAAAGCCTTAAGCAAATTCAAAAGTGATATCATTTAATGAATAAAGACAATGGTTGAAAAAATACCGTCTCAGTTCCATAATATTGGACTATATTTGGATGCTGCAACTGACTCAGCATAGCAATTTCCTGAAAATGCCATCACATTTACGTGAGTGTTCATTTTTTTGGGGTGGGGGGGCTGTATCTCAAGATTTGAAAAAGTAAGGGCACTTGGTAAAAATAAaaggtttttttcttttttaaaataagacATAATTTGGACTTCTCAAAATAAAGGAGATGTAAAACACATAATATGGAACTGAAAACATATATGTGACCTAATCTATACAAGCAAGCTTACTTGGCCAAGTTGCTGTGCACATTCTCTTGATCTAGCATCATCCGAATAAAGGATTACCTCCTTCATTGCACACATCTCGCCGTTTTCTCTATAGATAAGAAGTGTGACTAAGTCAAGCTTAAAAAGTTGACTGTAATTAATGCAGAAAAAAACCATACAGATAAACCATACCACAATACTTGAACAAGAAATATCAATTTTGAATCATGGCCAAGATTGACATTAAAAATTAGGGTAAAGTAAAATGTGGACAAATGCATATTCAAATACAGTTAAGAATTCCAAAACCATGCAAACAGAACAGTGGTCATAGGTCCAACAGCATAATACATATAATTAATGTTTAGTCATGCTCATGTGATACAGACCTGTTAAAACCAAAATATACATGCCCGTACGTTCCCCTTCCAAGCAACTGCCCCTTTTTCCATGGTGAACATGGGCTTGTTGAATTTTCTGTGCTGGAAGGACTACGAAGGACAGGAGTTGTGGGCACAGAACAAGTTGTAGAAAATGGACAAGGATTCGTAACCCTTATCGGAGGAAGTGGTAACGGATGAGTTTGTTGCTTCCCATTGTCTGGGCGTCTTGTAGGCGATTCTGCAACAGCACCTCCAGCTTGTGGATGCAGAGGGGTCACAGTACCGCTCTGTATCCTGGAACCAGGACCCGGACTTGTCATTCCGGGACTAGGAATTGGAGAACACTCAGGACTACACCTGTGCTGTGGACAAAATGTCTGTCGTGACAGATTCCCACCAACTGAATTATGGCCTGAACCCAGATTATAGCAGTTCCCAGAAGCTATATCTGTTGGATAAGGCTTTCCTGTCAAGAATTCGGAGTTCAAAACTTGCTCAGAACCAGATGCTTTCATTGGATTTATAGAAGGATTTGACATTGAACTATCTGGAGCACTGCATAAACCTCCTGGACGAGCTACTTGCAGATTTTTCGGATGTAAATGAACCCCTTTTGCAGCGGCAGATAGAAGCTTATTATTGCGCGATTGATGAGCTGGCTTGGAGGATCGTGTTGAGCTTCTTTTGATAGTATTATGTGATCGGTCCTTGTGCGCAACCCTTCATgagcacataaatgaatttAGTAACAGAATGAATAGAAAATGAGGTAAATGCATGAAGagcaattaaaaaatatatctaGATCATGTCATCAAACGGACCCACCTGAAACAGCTGTTAATGTTGGCTCTGTTTCCATTTTCGCCCCTGGATGCCCGAGGACTAACAATATAAGAATCAGCTGAGTCGCCACCATCAATAGAGCTGACACTAGAATCTCCCTCCACATTTGTAGGAACTCCCCTACTAGATACATAAATAGATGGTTTAGAGCATCTGGCTCTTTCCAGTTTAGCTGTCGAAATGATTTCAGAATCATCGTCATCAATAGTATGAAGGTTTGAGCCTGGCGACGGGAGTGGCTGAGTCGGAGAATGATATATTTCTGCAAAGCTTTGACATCGGGAGACCTGTTTCGAGGGTGATGATGAACTTGAAGGTGCAATGGATCTAGATCCCTTCTCTGAGATAGTGTCACTGCAATGTCTCTTAGATCCTCCTGATTTTTTGTTGTCTTTAGAAGCATTCTTTAATTTTCGCTGTATTGCATCAAAAATACTTTCCTTCTTTGCCTTCCCCTTACCCTCTTTGGATGAAAGCTTTCCCCACCATGACGACATGTCTTGGGAAAAGTTTGCAGAAAAAACACACACAAACAGAGAAATTATGGTGTAAGTTTACATTTGATACTACAACAATGTCTATGACACAAATGTATGTAAAATAGTGGACTCAGTTGATGGAACCGTCTGATTTCCACTAAAGAGCACTACTTGATTCGTATAAAATACAAATCATTAAAGAGGCATCCGTCACGCCATAATAACCTGTACAGAAAGTTTCAATGTTAGTTTGTTCTCGCCAATTAATAAACATTCAATAAACGACAACACACGACAACACGGAAAGTACATTGTAGAGTTAAAGTATCCGATATCACATAACAGATCATTTATTTTCGTATTGGTCTTTAATGTAGTCTATAGCAATTATTGGACCGAACTACACGACAATGTATGCAATAGATGCTTTCAGATCCTAAACAGAAATCCAAAGAAGCAGGAAAATAATCAGGTTAAACATTAGAAGGCATACTAATAATATCATTTGTTCTAGAAAGTAAGCGAAAACCTAATCATGCCGCCAATTAAGTTTTATTGGCTTAGAAAATTAATCACAAACAGTTAATACTAATGTGACCTTTAAAAGAACggaaaccatatctcgaacttGTTTAATCATTTCATATTCAGAATATCAAAAGAGTGAACCACTAGCAAATATAAAGATCAAGATAGTTCAGTAACCAAGTcttctcaaaatcaattatcaGGCAAAATGCATCTAGTCAAGACTTCCACTTCAATAAGCACACCTAAAGTTGGATGATTCCAGTGTTATTAATGGCTGATCGCGGAAATAGCGGAAAGTCAAAAATCCGCTATGCGGTCAAATAGCGGCGCCGGCATAGCGATAGCCGTTGAGCCTTAGAGCGCAACGCTATAGCACTAAATAGCCGTCATTTCCGTTATTCCCGGCATGCAACAACACTGGATAATTCAGAATATTACTTGCCATTTTGCATATTTGACATGACAATCAAAATGTAATTTACATCTGCCAAAGTCCTTCCTACTTCTTTCTTAATGCACTTCAACTAGTACACTAAAATGAAATTTATCTATTTTATAAGAACAATCCTGCtagtatgaaaaaaaaaatcacttccattttctctctttcagTTTTGATTCTAATCCAGATAGTTCAATCTAGCTTTGAACTGTTTTGATACCAATTACCAACACAAAATCAGCAAACAACATGGCAAAACATAAACAACACAAAATCAACAAACAAAGCCTAAAGAATCAAAAACAAGATTTAAAAAATCAGATCCACTTCTCTAACCAACACTCTAAAACAACAATGATTCAAAAAAACAACGAGATTCATGAAGAAATtgacacaacaacaacaaacaccACATAAGCTTCCAGCAACAACAAAACATCAAATGAAAATGCAGCTTCAATTCCTACACACATACCACTAAACATTGCTCAAAAAGTTCGAATTCCGAAAAAAACCATGCAAACAACACTCGAACCGATAGGTTTTTGAGTGAGTGTTGAAGTGAGTACAAGAAGCAAACAAAAAACACACGCACCACCGTTTACCCCTACATTGACTCACCGGTGTGATGCTTCACCACGAGAACATCGTTGGTTTGATGAAGAAACGAAGCGGTGCTGGTTCACGCAGAGAAGGTGAAAAGGCGAAGAGAGAAATCcacaggaagaagaagaacagaaaGACACAAAACAAAACCACTTCAGTTTACTCACACACTGTTTTTTCTCTATGCGTTAAAGTAGAGTGtcatataaatattattattaaaataataatatcttaTCTATAAAATAGTAAGAATGATTCAGTGCAACGCAGAGTTATGTCATGGGTTAGGTATCTGGCCATAAAATGGACGCAGACTCTTGGATGGCAAAGGGTGTCTCTGTGTGCTACGCTGGATGCTATCCAATGGTTATGATTGAATGGACGCAGACTATTGCAGTGGATCTTTAAACAGGGAAGGTATTTGTTTGTTTCCTCATTTTAACCAGCAactttgctttttctttttttgtgaaGATTTATTTAACCATAAAATCCACTTcatatagaaaaagaaaaagaagaaagagaaatagGAGATATTTATATCTCAGATATGGATTAATATCTTTCTTTtagtgtattttattttataggtaaatgttagcggttaataatattagtaaattagtcatcctcTTTTCTAATGTGTATTTTGCTATCTCATCCATAAAATTATGTTATATCAATTAAAAGTCACTCATATAAGTTTATAAATGTCAtatttgtgtatttttttttgctgGCACGATAatatttcattgagtaagacaATAAATGAAATACCATATAGAAACAAAGAATCGTGATCTGTAAAATATGATGTGTGATGccataaaacaaaaaataaagaaataaggaAACGAAATGAAATATAATTTGGATGAATATATCAAACCattcctttttatttactttctttttcacttgtttcttttttttcaatCAAATTAATAAGCATTTATGATTTTAATgttaaagaaaattttaaaaataaaaaaaatattataaaaatgtcaaaataataatgataaatcAAATAGAAATTTgtgaaatatattatttaatgaaatgtaaattctttttttttttaattttatgtctATTAAATATATTTCAGTCATTATTaagaataaattttaaattaatgtttCTATAcatcaaaaaatattttattaactaataaaatgttttttaaaaaatgagcgGAGATTTTTTCCATACacaaaataatagaaaaaacaataataaaaaatatatgaggAGTGCAACCAACACTCATTTTAACAATCTTTCCAACACTCttttattgattgattgaaattCATGAGTCTCATTAAATTTGAAGTGAGACCCATTTTTTGTGGACCCCGTATATAaatttcaatcaatcaatcaatgagTAGTAGAAAAAAAGTGTTAAAGAAAGTCTTTGTAGTacttttcaaaatataaaaatatgacaTGCATGtaacataaatataaataagtatAATCATAAAGCAAATGATTTGTGAAAAATAATGTACTTGAAAGTAAATAGTtaaatttgtaatataaaaatcacaaataatttgcttttaaaaaaatgccaaataaatataaatttattttaggtCAATGATGGTAATAGCAAACGAGATTTTGACACATTTGTTAGTTAAATTAGTTATAGATGATCGCAGACACACGTACGAAAACCAAACTAAGATAGAGGAAAAATGTCTTATTATCCTTCATGGGTTTCCAAAATCGTACAATTGTCATTGGCCTAGAAGGTAGCTTCAGAATCGTCATTCCATACTCATAAAGGAACAATTATGTCATGTCATCGCTCAAATCACTTTTCTCACGATGCTATCTCTAGGTAGTTCACCACTCATCTCACATGTTCACGATATCGCAAAATTCTTATGAATATAAAACTCTATTTCATTATGTGATAGGGCGCGAAAAATCATAGAGTGAACAACCTATTTATAACCTAAAGGCTGAATCCTAAGGCTTTAAATTCACACTTCTGAATTCTGATATTCTAATTAAAAgataaaatcaattaaaaataaaatcctaAGATACTAAATCATTAGTTTAAAATAGAAGATTTTATATAATGATATTGATAAATGATAACAAATGGAGGTTAAACAAAGTCTTCACACCGTTGTTGAACCAGGACCGCAGCACACTTCGCGGGTACCGTTGTCTTCTTCTTGTGCTCgtctttgcttttttttttttatcaaacttGCTTTCAATGCAGATCTTTGACATTTTTGCCCTTTTTATTCTTCATCTTAACTTCATCACCATTTTTAATACCAAATAGCAAGAGGTAGAAAATTCATCCAAAGCAAACAAAACAATCTACCTATACAATGCTAGAGTGAAATGCAAAAGTGCATATAAATAAATGCCACTTATTATCATCTTCCATCTTGTTAAGTTATGTATTGGGATTTGGGAACGAAATGAAAACTAGTTAGGAAGGTATTAAAAGCAACACATGCACGGTGTTTATACTAAATTTAAGCGTACAACTCATGTGCGATAGTGCCACTTCGGTATTTCCATTCTTGTATATATATCAAGCAAGCACATACAAATTGATCCATGACCAGAAATCTGGCAGTCCCGAGCATGATCTATCACAAACAAGCACCAAGAGGATCATACCTATGCAAGTACGCTAAATAGCCCCTAAAGCCTTTATTGGCTGGACCAAATAGTTGCCACAGCACTTATGAAGATCAACATTTACAGCAAAATTAAATTCATACTATGTAATCTCTCGAGCATTACTTTCCATTTAAAATTTCATCACACCATAAAGATAGCATGATCATGACAAGTACTGAAAAACTTTTGCTTAATTTTTATCTATACAAATTACTGAGGAGAATGAGATAGTGTAATGAAAATTAAACTAAATAAATGGCACATCATCCCTCTATAATAggagtataaatatatttttatcccACATAATTATcatgttttatttaatttatttgatgatgtgAATATCTATTTGAGCCCAGCTTCCTTCATTGACCGTACGATTCACCTTTGTTTGTTATCTTTTCAAGCACAGTCGCGAGATCCCTAGTGTGCACATTCACCTTCAGCCCATACTTCATGAATAGCGTCAGCGACATCTTCTGCTCCACGCGATGCCCCAGCGCCACCGTGAGGCGGTGGCGAAGCAACACCGCCGCCGCGATGGACTTCATCTGCAGGTAGGCCAGGTCCTTCCCCAAGCAGATCCTGGGGCCCGCGTTGAACGAAACAAACTTGTAATTGTCCTGCATCTGAATCTTGTCCCCTTCGGCAGAGAGCCACCGCTCGGGCCTGAACTCCAGGCAGTCCTCGCCCCAAATGAACTTCATCCTCCCGACGGAGTAAATCGAGTATGTCACCGCTGATCCTGCCGGCACGAATTCCCCGCTCGGCAAAACGTCGTCGTTCACCGCGTGCTTGGAGTCTTCCGGCACGGAGGGGTAGAGTCGCAGTGTCTCTGACAGTGCAGCTTTGAGGTACACCAACCGGTCAACCTCCTCAAAAGCGAGTGGCTCCTCGGTCCATTTTGACACGTCAGTGCCACGTGTCTCAATCAGAACGGTGCAGAGCTCGATGAGGATTTCCTCCTCCACCCTGGGGTTCTTGATGCAAAGCCAGAAGAACCAACTGAGCGCCACTGATGACGTGTCCCTCCCAGCGAGGATGAAGTTAAGGGCCACGTGTTGGAGGAACTCGTCTGAGTAGGAATCTTTTTTCTTCATGAATCGTGAAAGGAGATCATCGTGGAGGGCCCCACCACTCTTGTTAATCAATTCGAGTTTCCGTTTCTGGATGATGTCAGAGAGATACTGGTCGATTTGCTTTAAGCTCCGATTAAGGCTCGACTCCATTCCCAAGCCGAGCCACTTCTTCAGCTTCCAGACGATCTCTGGCAGAATAAACCGTTGCAACGTGGCTTCGGTGGCGTTGTCGAAAGAGAGAGCGAAACCATTCTCCGGGAGATCTGCGGCGAGCGTCTCTGGGTCCTGACCGAAAGCCAAGCCGCAAATGTTGTCGAAGGTGAGGCGGAGCAAGAGGTCTTGGAGATCCACAACGGTTTTCCGCTCCTGTGCTGCGGCTAAGATGGGGCAGAACCGGTGCTTGATGGCGCGGTTCACCCACCGCGCCATGGCTTGCCGAAGGGTGCGCGTGGTGAATTCCAGCGCTGCGGTCTTGCGCTGGAATAGCCACGTGTCACCGTCTGAGTTGAAGATACCATCTCCAAGCAAGTCATGGAAAACTGCTTGCCATGTGGGGCCCTTGGGGTAGTTATCAAATCGGAGCTTGAGGATGTGCTCGAGGTTCTTGGGGTCGCACGTGACGGTCACGAGACCCTGTTTCCTTGCCACGAAGGGGATGGCGGAGATGCAGGTCTGGTACGTGCCGCCGCACGCACGTAGATTTTCTGCGATCCAGTCGTGCATGCGGTTGGCGTGCTGGATTAGACCCGGAAGGCTACCCAATAGAGGCCATACACGTGGACCTCTAAGTGGTCGAGTCATCAAGGAGAACCATATTAAATAGGCTGCAATTGTTGATAGGATCATTAAAGCTGTTGATGCATCCATGTGCGCCTTGCCTTGCACTCTTGCTCCTTCTCACACCGGAAAACTCCAATTCTCACCGGAGATGCTACTTGATTTGctgctttatatatatatatatatatatatatatatatatatatatcactgTTCTGTtagcaagaaaaataaaatgtttaattaataaattaaaccaTGAGAAAATTAATAATGAATTGAAGAATGTGTGTGTGTATTGAAATGGcgagagaagaagaagcaataaTGTGAGAGAGAGAATTGAAGGGAAGAGAAgcagatgagagagatagagtaATTTACATACTGTGAGTGAGAGAGGAGTCTCGACGAGCTGAGGAGGTCTTGAGGGGAAAGGGAAGGGAGAGAAAAAGTGATTTTATAGAAGGAaaggaaaggaagaagaagaatggtgGTGATGAAGCAGAAAGAGTGacaattaattaataagaaagacttagagagagagaggtggtgGTGTGGTGTGGTGATGCGCGTCTCAACGACTTGAGCTCCATTTTCTTCCTTGGTACGTAATTATACTAGCTTTACAAGTCCAGCTTAGGAGCACACCCTCATCAATGCCCGCAGAGGTAGTTGAGTGTATTATGGCAAATTCAAAACACATTCACTTTCCTAATGTAGAACTCTAGCTGTCAGGAATTATTTATAACAATATAATACTCTTTTCTTGTTGTATATTTcaagtttttcaaaaaaataataatatactaaCAAATTAgtaattataaacttttttCGTTTTACTTTCTATATGGTCCAATATTCAATCTCATAATATAATAACTATTATAGTTGTGCATTAAATTTTTCCATTAGAGTGGTATTTTTCTACTATATATAGATTCATTTCTCGATTTCAATTTTTCATCTATCTCACACTGGTCCTAATCCTATAATTGACATGTATCTACCATTTAATATGCATGATGGACTCAAGTACTTGAAGTATAAAACTAAAAACTTGCAACATCATATATTCTCTAATTTTCACCTCTAAATTAAAGTTTGTGGTTCTTATTAAATTTACATTCCACATGAACTCTTTCACTTGTAAAGCTTGTGTTTTTAATACATGTCCCTGTATCTTTAACTTCTTATTTATTTCTTATACTCTCTAATTAAGGAAAATGCAtgatataaaagaaaattaatatttcaaatGTAAATATATTCATCATTCTACTCTTTCTCACATCATCCTCTCCTACCACCAACCAAATTAACAAGGTTAACTATAGCATCTCCACTCTAATTCTCTCTACCCTATTTATGTCTCACTATTCCATCCTCTACCAAATCAACCCTTGGATAATGATGTTTAAATCAAATTGTACATCAATTAATGAGTTTTTAAACTATATACATAATCATAATCAACAAAACATTTAGAATAGATGAAGTGACATTCAGCCTCAAACAACAATATGAGCATGTTTGATTACAGTTTCTGTTgaatttaaaaactattttcataaataattttatttttattttttaaaatagaaaaaaaaaatgaattgacGAGCACATGTTTTTCAAAGCTAAAGAAACAgtgatttaaaaattaaaaacaaaaacaaaaacatgtgtcagatgttttggttttttaagttaaaaactgaaaaaataagaactatttttaaaaattgttcatgtcatatgagtttttttttttcacttattAAAATCTGATTCATGTAATGTAATCAAATGGACCCGTATAATAAACAGAAATGATGGGCAGCCATTTAT
This window harbors:
- the LOC130711376 gene encoding mitogen-activated protein kinase kinase kinase YODA isoform X1, coding for MSSWWGKLSSKEGKGKAKKESIFDAIQRKLKNASKDNKKSGGSKRHCSDTISEKGSRSIAPSSSSSPSKQVSRCQSFAEIYHSPTQPLPSPGSNLHTIDDDDSEIISTAKLERARCSKPSIYVSSRGVPTNVEGDSSVSSIDGGDSADSYIVSPRASRGENGNRANINSCFRVAHKDRSHNTIKRSSTRSSKPAHQSRNNKLLSAAAKGVHLHPKNLQVARPGGLCSAPDSSMSNPSINPMKASGSEQVLNSEFLTGKPYPTDIASGNCYNLGSGHNSVGGNLSRQTFCPQHRCSPECSPIPSPGMTSPGPGSRIQSGTVTPLHPQAGGAVAESPTRRPDNGKQQTHPLPLPPIRVTNPCPFSTTCSVPTTPVLRSPSSTENSTSPCSPWKKGQLLGRGTYGHVYFGFNRENGEMCAMKEVILYSDDARSRECAQQLGQEIAMLSQLQHPNIVQYYGTETVDDKLYIYLEYVSGGSIYKLVQEYGPLGENAIRNYTRQILLGLAYLHAKNTVHRDIKGANILVDPNGRIKLVDFGMAKHISGQACPFSLKGSPYWMAPEVINNSNGCNQAVDIWSLGCTVLEMATSKPPWSQYEGVAAMFKIGNTKELPTIPEHLSEEGKDFVRLCLQRNPQKRPSAVQLLEHPFVKNAVSERNVVPADPSEAPPAVINALRSLAIGPGKHKSRSSRAGPGSRDAHSSRNMSCPASPPGNLILPSRLTHASGRTPPSPLSSPHTASGSSTPITSGGGAIPLNHTKQPKHEAKGMFQQSQNSNRNTAHQKSKNGQFGRNVQIKQACRDVSSSDNAILAKNNRRVSREVRDGKSDLDDCLSQQLSKDHVRVNASLSLNPGAQRLGRKNGHDHPHVNDQMDCVKYRKNVGGHSRSGA
- the LOC130711376 gene encoding mitogen-activated protein kinase kinase kinase YODA isoform X2 codes for the protein MSSWWGKLSSKEGKGKAKKESIFDAIQRKLKNASKDNKKSGGSKRHCSDTISEKGSRSIAPSSSSSPSKQVSRCQSFAEIYHSPTQPLPSPGSNLHTIDDDDSEIISTAKLERARCSKPSIYVSSRGVPTNVEGDSSVSSIDGGDSADSYIVSPRASRGENGNRANINSCFRVAHKDRSHNTIKRSSTRSSKPAHQSRNNKLLSAAAKGVHLHPKNLQVARPGGLCSAPDSSMSNPSINPMKASGSEQVLNSEFLTGKPYPTDIASGNCYNLGSGHNSVGGNLSRQTFCPQHRCSPECSPIPSPGMTSPGPGSRIQSGTVTPLHPQAGGAVAESPTRRPDNGKQQTHPLPLPPIRVTNPCPFSTTCSVPTTPVLRSPSSTENSTSPCSPWKKGQLLGRGTYGHVYFGFNRENGEMCAMKEVILYSDDARSRECAQQLGQEIAMLSQLQHPNIVQYYGTETVDDKLYIYLEYVSGGSIYKLVQEYGPLGENAIRNYTRQILLGLAYLHAKNTVHRDIKGANILVDPNGRIKLVDFGMAKHISGQACPFSLKGSPYWMAPEVINNSNGCNQAVDIWSLGCTVLEMATSKPPWSQYEGVAAMFKIGNTKELPTIPEHLSEEGKDFVRLCLQRNPQKRPSAVQLLEHPFVKNAVSERNVVPADPSEAPPAVINALRSLAIGPGKHKSRSSRAGPGSRDAHSSRNMSCPASPPGNLILPSRLTHASGRTPPSPLSSPHTASGSSTPITSGGGAIPLNHTKQPKHEAKGMFQQSQNSNRNTAHQKSKNGQFGRNVQIKQACRDLSKDHVRVNASLSLNPGAQRLGRKNGHDHPHVNDQMDCVKYRKNVGGHSRSGA
- the LOC130714091 gene encoding cytochrome P450 86A22, producing the protein MDASTALMILSTIAAYLIWFSLMTRPLRGPRVWPLLGSLPGLIQHANRMHDWIAENLRACGGTYQTCISAIPFVARKQGLVTVTCDPKNLEHILKLRFDNYPKGPTWQAVFHDLLGDGIFNSDGDTWLFQRKTAALEFTTRTLRQAMARWVNRAIKHRFCPILAAAQERKTVVDLQDLLLRLTFDNICGLAFGQDPETLAADLPENGFALSFDNATEATLQRFILPEIVWKLKKWLGLGMESSLNRSLKQIDQYLSDIIQKRKLELINKSGGALHDDLLSRFMKKKDSYSDEFLQHVALNFILAGRDTSSVALSWFFWLCIKNPRVEEEILIELCTVLIETRGTDVSKWTEEPLAFEEVDRLVYLKAALSETLRLYPSVPEDSKHAVNDDVLPSGEFVPAGSAVTYSIYSVGRMKFIWGEDCLEFRPERWLSAEGDKIQMQDNYKFVSFNAGPRICLGKDLAYLQMKSIAAAVLLRHRLTVALGHRVEQKMSLTLFMKYGLKVNVHTRDLATVLEKITNKGESYGQ